The following coding sequences are from one Tolumonas lignilytica window:
- the nuoL gene encoding NADH-quinone oxidoreductase subunit L: MSLLFLTCLFPFIGFLVLAFSAGKFSENRSALIGVGSIGLSALTTLYVGMHFLQQGAATVFSQTLWQWINTVDLKVGLVLHLDGLSLTMLGVVTGVGFLIHLFASWYMRGEEGYSRFFAYTNLFITSMLFLVLADNLMFVYLGWEGVGLCSYLLIGFYYKDRNNIAAAMKAFIVTRVGDVFLAIGLFVLYRELGTLNIADILTLAPQKLATGSPVIEFATLMLLGGAVGKSAQLPLQTWLADAMAGPTPVSALIHAATMVTAGVYLIARMHGLFLMAPDVLHLVGIVGAVTLLLSGFAALVQTDIKRILAYSTMSQIGYMFLALGVGAWGGAIFHLMTHAFFKALLFLSAGSVILACHHEQNIFKMGGLRRSIPLVYAAFLIGGSALAALPIVTAGFFSKDEILFAAYQGGYSGLLLSGLAGALLTSLYTFRLIFIVFHGESKLNVHPGHGISHHLPLLVLMLLSTFVGALITPPLAHVFPAVNESHDGKTMIELLSATIAIAGIALAAYLFLGKRQLVTRLAASGLGRPLSKLWFNAWGFDWLYHHLLVLPYQVIARLLQRDPLDRMIALSALLVGALNRVSVQMVTGNLRWYAASMSLGALVVLTLLLVY, encoded by the coding sequence ATGAGCCTGTTATTCTTAACTTGTCTGTTTCCATTTATCGGATTTCTGGTCCTCGCTTTTTCTGCGGGTAAATTCAGTGAAAACCGATCAGCCCTGATCGGGGTAGGCAGCATTGGTTTATCGGCACTGACCACGCTCTATGTCGGGATGCATTTCCTGCAACAAGGCGCAGCTACCGTGTTTAGCCAGACGCTGTGGCAATGGATTAATACCGTTGATTTAAAAGTCGGGCTGGTTCTGCATCTGGATGGCTTGTCGCTCACCATGTTGGGCGTGGTAACCGGTGTCGGTTTCCTGATCCATCTGTTTGCCTCTTGGTATATGCGTGGTGAAGAGGGTTATTCCCGTTTCTTTGCTTACACCAATCTCTTCATCACCAGCATGTTGTTTCTGGTGCTGGCTGATAACCTGATGTTTGTCTATCTCGGCTGGGAAGGGGTCGGTCTGTGCAGTTATCTGTTGATCGGGTTCTACTATAAAGATCGCAATAATATTGCGGCGGCCATGAAGGCATTTATCGTAACCCGTGTCGGTGACGTGTTCCTCGCGATTGGTTTGTTTGTGCTCTATCGCGAGTTAGGCACACTGAACATTGCTGACATTCTGACTTTGGCACCTCAGAAACTGGCAACAGGCAGCCCGGTGATTGAATTCGCCACGCTGATGTTGCTCGGTGGCGCAGTCGGTAAATCAGCTCAATTACCGTTACAAACCTGGCTGGCTGATGCCATGGCAGGCCCAACCCCGGTTTCCGCACTGATCCATGCGGCAACCATGGTTACCGCCGGTGTCTACCTGATTGCACGTATGCATGGCTTGTTCCTGATGGCACCAGACGTATTGCACCTAGTGGGAATCGTGGGCGCAGTGACGCTCTTGCTGTCCGGTTTTGCAGCGCTGGTTCAGACTGATATCAAACGTATTCTGGCTTACTCAACGATGAGTCAGATCGGGTATATGTTTCTGGCTCTGGGTGTTGGTGCCTGGGGTGGCGCGATTTTCCACCTGATGACACATGCCTTCTTCAAAGCATTGCTGTTCCTTTCAGCAGGTTCCGTCATTCTGGCCTGCCATCATGAACAGAACATTTTCAAAATGGGTGGATTGCGTCGTTCCATTCCGCTGGTATATGCCGCATTTCTGATTGGTGGCTCGGCACTGGCCGCGCTCCCCATAGTGACAGCGGGCTTCTTCAGTAAAGATGAAATCCTGTTTGCGGCTTATCAGGGAGGTTATAGCGGCTTACTGTTGTCTGGTCTGGCAGGAGCACTCCTGACGTCACTCTATACGTTCCGTTTAATTTTCATTGTGTTCCATGGTGAAAGTAAACTGAATGTCCATCCCGGTCATGGCATCAGCCACCATCTGCCTTTGCTGGTGTTGATGTTGCTCTCTACTTTTGTCGGCGCCTTGATTACGCCTCCGCTGGCACATGTGTTCCCAGCAGTTAATGAGTCACATGATGGCAAAACCATGATTGAGTTACTGTCAGCCACCATTGCCATTGCAGGGATTGCACTTGCCGCATACCTCTTTCTGGGCAAACGGCAGCTCGTTACCCGATTGGCCGCTTCAGGGTTGGGTCGTCCGCTGAGTAAACTCTGGTTTAATGCATGGGGTTTTGATTGGTTATACCACCATCTATTGGTTTTACCTTATCAAGTGATTGCACGGCTGTTACAGCGCGATCCACTGGATCGCATGATTGCACTCAGTGCATTACTGGTCGGCGCATTGAATCGGGTCAGTGTGCAAATGGTCACTGGCAACCTGCGCTGGTATGCCGCCAGCATGAGTCTGGGTGCGCTGGTTGTGTTGACCCTGTTGTTGGTGTATTAG
- the nuoM gene encoding NADH-quinone oxidoreductase subunit M, with translation MSLLWLILLPFIGGFLCWLVEFTYKGTNIPRWIALVSMSLQLLLSLSLWHSHDFSLALPGQGNWTLDYQLAWIPHFGISIHLAMDGISLLMVALTGLLGVLAVLCSWREIQDRVGFFHLNLLWILGGVIGVFLSLDLFLFFFFWEMMLVPMYFLIALWGHSGSDGRTRIYAATKFFLYTQVSGLLMLLSILALVFMHYQSTGVISFDYTALLNTKMAPEIEFMLMLGFFVAFAVKMPLVPLHGWLPDAHSQAPTAGSVDLAGILLKTAAYGLLRFGIPLFPNASADFAPIAMGLGIIGIIYGAVLAFSQTDIKRLVAYTSISHMGFVVIALYAGTSTAIQGAIVQMVAHGLSAAALFIMCGQLYERLHTRDLREMGGLWHRLRYLPGVMLFFSVASLGLPGTGNFVGEFMILLGSFPSVPVMVIIATVGLVLASVYSLAMLQRACFGQGKVNTPLKGLSAREFGILLLLIALLVGLGVFPQPVLDVSGMTGTLLQPSSASVMTGQL, from the coding sequence GTGAGTTTACTCTGGTTAATATTATTACCATTTATCGGCGGCTTCCTTTGCTGGCTGGTGGAATTTACCTACAAGGGAACCAACATTCCGCGTTGGATTGCACTGGTCAGTATGTCACTGCAGTTACTCCTGTCGCTGAGTCTGTGGCACTCCCACGATTTCTCTCTGGCATTGCCAGGGCAAGGTAATTGGACGCTAGATTATCAACTGGCATGGATCCCGCATTTTGGCATTTCAATCCACTTGGCGATGGATGGCATTTCGCTGCTGATGGTCGCTCTGACCGGTCTGCTCGGCGTGCTGGCCGTGTTGTGCTCCTGGCGTGAAATTCAGGATCGCGTCGGCTTCTTCCATCTGAACTTATTGTGGATCTTAGGCGGTGTGATCGGGGTGTTCCTGTCACTGGATCTGTTCCTGTTCTTCTTCTTCTGGGAGATGATGCTGGTTCCGATGTACTTCCTGATCGCGCTGTGGGGACACAGTGGCTCAGACGGTCGTACCCGTATTTATGCCGCCACCAAATTTTTCCTGTACACCCAGGTCAGTGGTCTGCTGATGTTGCTGTCAATTCTGGCACTGGTGTTTATGCACTATCAGTCCACGGGCGTGATCAGTTTTGACTATACAGCCCTGTTAAACACCAAAATGGCGCCAGAAATCGAATTTATGCTGATGCTGGGTTTCTTTGTCGCATTTGCCGTGAAGATGCCACTGGTGCCATTGCATGGCTGGTTGCCGGATGCCCACTCGCAGGCTCCGACTGCCGGTTCGGTCGATTTAGCCGGGATTTTGCTGAAAACAGCCGCTTACGGTTTATTGCGTTTCGGTATTCCTCTCTTTCCGAATGCATCGGCTGATTTTGCTCCGATTGCAATGGGGCTGGGGATCATCGGGATCATTTACGGTGCAGTTCTGGCGTTCAGTCAGACTGACATCAAACGTCTGGTTGCCTACACCAGTATTTCGCACATGGGTTTCGTAGTGATTGCCCTGTATGCCGGAACATCCACCGCCATTCAGGGCGCCATCGTTCAAATGGTGGCTCATGGCTTGTCGGCGGCCGCCCTGTTTATCATGTGTGGCCAACTTTATGAACGTCTGCATACCCGTGACCTGCGCGAAATGGGTGGGCTCTGGCACCGCTTACGTTATCTGCCCGGTGTCATGCTGTTCTTTTCAGTCGCGTCGTTGGGCTTACCCGGAACCGGAAACTTTGTTGGTGAATTCATGATCCTGCTAGGCAGTTTCCCGTCAGTTCCTGTCATGGTCATTATTGCTACCGTTGGTTTGGTGCTCGCATCAGTCTATTCACTGGCCATGCTGCAACGAGCCTGTTTTGGACAAGGCAAAGTGAATACACCACTGAAAGGGTTAAGTGCCCGTGAATTCGGTATTTTACTGTTACTGATAGCCTTACTGGTTGGTCTTGGTGTTTTCCCGCAACCCGTACTGGATGTCAGTGGTATGACAGGAACTTTGCTGCAACCCAGCAGTGCTTCTGTCATGACGGGTCAGCTCTAG
- the nuoK gene encoding NADH-quinone oxidoreductase subunit NuoK, producing the protein MNGIPFEHGLIVASILFSLGLCGLLMRRNLLFILMSIEVLMNASAVAFVVAGSRYGQVDGQIMYILVISLAAAEASIGLALLMRMYRRHHTLNVDSVKEMRG; encoded by the coding sequence ATGAATGGCATTCCATTTGAACATGGGCTGATCGTAGCCTCTATTCTGTTCTCGCTCGGGTTATGCGGTCTGCTCATGCGCCGTAACCTGCTATTCATTCTGATGAGCATCGAAGTACTGATGAACGCCTCTGCAGTCGCATTTGTCGTTGCCGGTAGTCGTTATGGTCAGGTCGATGGACAAATCATGTACATTTTAGTGATCAGTCTGGCGGCAGCAGAGGCCAGTATTGGTCTGGCGCTGCTGATGCGGATGTACCGTCGCCACCATACTCTGAATGTCGACTCAGTTAAGGAGATGCGCGGATGA
- the nuoJ gene encoding NADH-quinone oxidoreductase subunit J: MELAFYGSSVVAILATLGVITGTNPMHALLYLIVSLIAVGMIFFSLGASFVGAMQVIVYAGAIMVLFVFVVMMLNLGSAQEQERQWLKPITWIGPLLLSVGQMAVFYVALHGISGTITGEPMTAKQVGIGLYGPYVLAVELASLLLLAGLVAAYHLGRETRRGDIISTRNEEDDA; the protein is encoded by the coding sequence ATGGAACTCGCGTTTTATGGATCATCGGTAGTCGCCATTCTGGCTACCCTCGGGGTCATCACCGGAACAAATCCGATGCATGCCCTGCTTTATCTGATTGTGTCACTGATTGCCGTGGGCATGATCTTCTTCAGTCTTGGTGCCAGTTTTGTCGGTGCCATGCAAGTCATCGTCTATGCCGGTGCCATCATGGTGCTGTTTGTGTTCGTGGTCATGATGCTGAATCTGGGTTCGGCACAGGAACAGGAACGACAATGGCTAAAACCGATCACCTGGATTGGCCCGTTATTGTTAAGTGTTGGCCAGATGGCCGTGTTTTATGTCGCACTGCACGGCATCTCCGGCACAATCACCGGTGAACCGATGACAGCCAAACAAGTCGGTATCGGCTTATATGGCCCCTATGTCTTAGCCGTAGAGCTGGCCTCGCTGTTACTGCTGGCCGGTCTTGTCGCTGCTTACCATCTGGGACGAGAAACCCGTCGTGGCGACATTATCTCGACTCGTAACGAGGAGGATGACGCATGA
- the nuoI gene encoding NADH-quinone oxidoreductase subunit NuoI, producing the protein MKIINIVKGVGTQIRSLAMVFSHAFRPRDTLCYPEEKVPLAPRYRGRIVLTRDPDGDERCVACNLCAVACPVSCISLQKAEREDGRWYPEFFRINFSRCIFCGLCEEACPTTAIQLTPDFEMGEYRRQDLVYEKEDLLISGPGKYPDYNFYRVSGMAIDGKPKGSAQKEAAPIDVKSILP; encoded by the coding sequence ATGAAAATAATAAACATAGTAAAAGGCGTCGGCACCCAGATCCGCAGTCTCGCGATGGTGTTTTCGCATGCCTTCCGTCCGCGGGATACGCTTTGTTATCCAGAAGAAAAAGTGCCGTTGGCGCCCCGTTATCGCGGGCGCATCGTGTTAACCCGCGATCCCGATGGTGATGAACGCTGTGTGGCCTGCAACCTGTGTGCAGTTGCCTGCCCGGTGAGTTGCATCTCCTTACAGAAAGCAGAAAGAGAAGATGGTCGCTGGTATCCGGAGTTTTTCCGTATCAATTTCTCCCGTTGCATCTTCTGTGGTCTGTGTGAAGAAGCGTGTCCAACGACCGCCATTCAGCTCACACCCGATTTTGAAATGGGTGAATACCGCCGACAGGATTTGGTATATGAAAAAGAAGATCTGCTGATCAGCGGTCCGGGAAAATATCCGGACTACAACTTCTACCGCGTCAGTGGTATGGCAATTGATGGCAAGCCAAAAGGTAGCGCCCAGAAAGAAGCCGCACCGATTGATGTGAAAAGCATTCTGCCGTAA
- the nuoG gene encoding NADH-quinone oxidoreductase subunit NuoG: MATIHVDGKEYEVNGADNLLEACLSLGLDVPYFCWHPALGSVGACRQCAVKQYSGPDDKRGRLVMSCMAPATDGTYISVEDEEAVAFRKSVNEWMMLNHPHDCPVCEEGGACHLQDMTVMTGHNTRKYRFTKRTHENQDLGPFISHEMNRCIACYRCVRYYKDYADGADLGVYGAHDNVYFGRVESGTLENEFSGNLVDVCPTGVFTDKTQSAHFNRKWDMQYAPSICHGCSLGCNISPAERYGELRRIENRYHGGINHYFLCDRGRFGYGYVNLPERPYKAYHRHESQLFELSAVEAVEKVADVLRRTKRVAGIGSPRASVESNFMLRELVGEEHYSSGIADREWQTLQKMTELLRQSGARTPTLREIENCDAIFVLGEDLTQTAARMALAVRQAVKGKARQKATELKVDVWQIAAIQNIGQNDRFPLYLTSVDSTRLDDVACLHYHGAYVDQARLGFAVAHLLDRNAPAVPYADDNLMSLAQKIADGLSHAKNPLIITGTTAETPALLDAAANVVRALKQQNANVSLSLVAAEANSVGSALIGGKTLDQMLTNLEQGHIDTLIVMENDLFRRAPASRVKAALAKVQQLIVLDHQPTELVSHADWVLPAATFAEADGTLINNEGRAQRFFQVFEPSFYDTSRSVKESWHWLHVLASLQIHRRMDWGDLDDIVTRCADTLPALRGMVDAAPNAKFRIKGLKLARSPHRYSGRTSMRADIDVSEPRTAQDSDSAFTFSMEGYSGSREAFQQVPFAWAPGWNSPSAWNKFQDEVGGHLRAGDPGTHLFDSTSAEIEEYRTTIPATYSPNGALQIVAYWQLFGSEELTQRSEVMQQRMAKPALYLSEDDVARLDLKDGMTVRFTWDGQAFELPLKVSHHLADGLVGLPLGITPFVPAMLADSIDALQEVRT, translated from the coding sequence ATGGCCACAATTCATGTAGACGGCAAAGAATATGAAGTAAATGGTGCAGATAACCTGCTGGAGGCCTGTTTGTCTCTGGGGTTGGACGTACCGTATTTTTGCTGGCATCCGGCACTGGGCAGTGTGGGCGCCTGCCGACAATGTGCAGTAAAACAATATTCCGGCCCCGATGATAAACGCGGACGACTGGTGATGTCATGTATGGCACCAGCCACTGATGGCACTTATATCTCTGTGGAAGATGAAGAAGCCGTTGCCTTTCGTAAAAGCGTCAATGAGTGGATGATGCTGAATCATCCGCACGACTGCCCGGTTTGTGAAGAAGGTGGCGCCTGCCATCTGCAGGATATGACGGTAATGACCGGTCATAACACCCGTAAATACCGCTTCACTAAACGAACTCATGAAAACCAGGATCTCGGCCCTTTCATTTCCCATGAAATGAATCGCTGCATTGCCTGCTATCGCTGTGTCCGTTACTACAAAGATTATGCCGATGGTGCCGATTTGGGAGTTTATGGTGCCCATGACAACGTCTATTTCGGTCGTGTCGAGTCTGGCACGCTGGAAAACGAATTCTCCGGCAATTTAGTCGATGTGTGCCCGACAGGTGTGTTCACAGACAAAACGCAATCCGCCCATTTCAACCGGAAATGGGACATGCAGTATGCCCCGAGTATCTGCCACGGTTGCAGCTTAGGTTGTAACATCAGCCCGGCAGAACGTTATGGTGAACTGCGTCGTATTGAGAACCGCTATCACGGTGGTATCAACCACTATTTCCTCTGCGATCGCGGCCGTTTTGGTTACGGTTATGTCAACCTGCCTGAGCGTCCATACAAAGCCTATCACCGCCATGAAAGCCAACTGTTTGAATTAAGCGCAGTTGAGGCTGTAGAAAAGGTTGCCGACGTATTGCGCCGGACAAAACGCGTAGCCGGCATTGGCTCCCCGCGTGCCAGTGTGGAAAGTAACTTCATGCTGCGTGAGTTGGTCGGAGAGGAACATTACTCCAGCGGGATTGCTGACCGTGAATGGCAAACACTGCAAAAAATGACCGAACTCTTACGTCAAAGCGGTGCCAGAACCCCGACTCTGCGTGAAATTGAAAATTGCGATGCCATTTTTGTGTTAGGTGAAGATTTAACACAAACCGCCGCCCGCATGGCACTGGCCGTTCGTCAGGCGGTCAAAGGTAAAGCACGCCAGAAAGCCACAGAACTCAAAGTCGATGTCTGGCAGATCGCCGCCATTCAAAACATTGGACAGAATGATCGCTTTCCGCTTTATCTGACCAGCGTTGATAGTACACGTCTGGATGATGTGGCCTGTCTGCATTATCACGGCGCGTATGTGGATCAAGCCCGACTCGGCTTTGCCGTTGCTCATCTGCTGGATCGCAATGCCCCTGCTGTACCTTATGCAGATGATAATCTGATGTCTTTGGCACAGAAAATTGCTGACGGCCTGTCTCACGCGAAAAACCCGCTGATCATCACCGGTACAACGGCTGAGACTCCTGCATTGCTGGATGCCGCAGCTAACGTTGTCCGGGCACTGAAACAGCAAAATGCCAATGTCAGTTTGTCTCTGGTAGCCGCGGAAGCCAACAGTGTCGGCAGTGCCTTGATTGGTGGCAAGACCTTAGATCAAATGCTGACAAATTTGGAACAAGGTCATATTGATACTCTGATTGTCATGGAAAATGATCTGTTCCGCCGGGCCCCCGCATCTCGAGTGAAAGCCGCACTAGCCAAAGTACAACAGTTGATCGTGCTCGACCACCAGCCAACTGAGTTAGTCTCTCACGCGGATTGGGTCTTACCGGCAGCCACCTTTGCAGAAGCCGATGGCACCCTGATCAATAACGAAGGTCGTGCGCAACGTTTCTTCCAGGTATTTGAACCTTCTTTCTATGACACATCCCGTTCAGTGAAAGAAAGCTGGCACTGGCTGCATGTACTTGCAAGTCTGCAAATCCATCGCCGTATGGATTGGGGCGATCTGGATGACATCGTTACCCGCTGTGCTGACACCCTGCCCGCCCTACGCGGTATGGTCGATGCCGCACCAAATGCAAAATTCCGGATCAAGGGGCTGAAACTCGCGCGTTCACCACATCGTTATAGTGGCCGTACCTCAATGCGTGCCGATATCGATGTCAGCGAACCACGCACCGCACAAGACAGTGACTCGGCATTCACTTTCTCGATGGAAGGTTACAGCGGCAGTCGCGAAGCATTCCAGCAAGTCCCGTTTGCCTGGGCTCCTGGCTGGAACTCCCCTTCCGCATGGAACAAGTTTCAGGATGAAGTCGGTGGTCATCTGCGAGCAGGTGACCCCGGAACCCATCTCTTTGACAGCACATCGGCAGAGATAGAAGAGTACCGCACAACGATCCCGGCCACTTATAGTCCGAATGGTGCATTGCAGATCGTTGCTTACTGGCAATTGTTTGGCAGTGAGGAGTTGACTCAGCGTTCTGAAGTCATGCAACAGCGGATGGCAAAACCAGCCCTGTATCTGAGTGAAGATGATGTGGCACGACTGGATCTGAAAGATGGCATGACAGTCCGGTTTACATGGGATGGTCAGGCGTTTGAATTGCCGCTCAAAGTCAGTCATCACTTAGCTGACGGACTGGTTGGTTTACCGTTGGGGATCACGCCTTTTGTTCCAGCCATGCTGGCTGATAGCATTGATGCATTGCAGGAGGTCAGAACATGA
- the nuoH gene encoding NADH-quinone oxidoreductase subunit NuoH, whose product MSAEIIDLLIAVGKALIILVVVVGIGAFMSFIERRLLGLWQDRYGPNRVGPGGIFQLVADMIKMFFKEDWIPPFADRLIFVLAPMIAFSSFLIAFAIVPVTPTWGVADLNIGILFFFAIAGLAVYAVLFAGWSSNNKYSLLGSLRASAQTLSYEVFLGLSLMGIVIQTGSFNMRDIVEAQSHVWNIIPQFFGFLTFAFAGVAVTHRHPFDQPEAEQELADGYHIEYSGMKWGLFFVGEYIGIVLISALLVTLFFGGWHGPWLPPIVWFALKTGFFMMLFILLRASLPRPRYDQVMSFGWKVCLPLTLLNLLVTGALVLLAQ is encoded by the coding sequence ATGTCTGCAGAAATTATTGATCTGCTGATTGCAGTTGGAAAAGCACTGATTATTCTGGTCGTCGTGGTCGGGATCGGGGCTTTCATGAGCTTTATCGAGCGCCGTCTGCTCGGCCTATGGCAAGATCGTTATGGCCCGAACCGTGTTGGTCCGGGCGGGATCTTCCAGCTGGTTGCCGACATGATCAAAATGTTCTTCAAAGAAGACTGGATCCCGCCGTTTGCTGATCGCCTGATATTTGTATTGGCCCCCATGATCGCATTCAGCTCCTTCCTGATTGCCTTTGCGATCGTGCCGGTCACCCCTACCTGGGGTGTGGCCGACCTCAACATTGGTATTCTGTTTTTCTTTGCCATTGCGGGCTTGGCCGTTTATGCCGTGCTGTTCGCGGGCTGGTCGAGCAACAATAAATACTCTTTACTGGGTAGTCTGCGTGCGTCAGCCCAGACCCTGAGCTATGAAGTATTTCTCGGACTGTCGTTGATGGGGATCGTGATTCAGACCGGCTCCTTCAACATGCGTGACATTGTGGAAGCTCAAAGTCATGTCTGGAACATCATCCCTCAGTTTTTTGGGTTCCTGACCTTTGCTTTTGCGGGTGTTGCCGTGACACACCGTCATCCCTTTGACCAGCCGGAGGCAGAACAGGAATTGGCCGATGGTTACCACATTGAATATTCCGGTATGAAATGGGGTTTGTTTTTCGTTGGTGAATACATTGGCATCGTTCTTATTTCAGCCTTGCTGGTAACCTTGTTTTTTGGTGGCTGGCACGGCCCCTGGTTACCTCCTATTGTCTGGTTTGCGCTGAAAACCGGCTTCTTCATGATGTTATTTATTCTGTTAAGAGCGTCGTTACCGCGCCCGCGTTATGACCAGGTGATGTCTTTTGGCTGGAAAGTTTGCCTGCCACTGACCCTGCTCAATTTGCTGGTCACTGGTGCTCTGGTGTTGTTGGCGCAATGA
- the nuoF gene encoding NADH-quinone oxidoreductase subunit NuoF encodes MIRTADSHPLTWRLRVDQQPVWFEEYRAKQGYVGAEKALTMAPTAVTDQVKAAGLRGRGGAGFPTGVKWSLVPMDPKFDKKYILCNADEMEPGTYKDRLLMEQLPHQLIEGMLIGAYALQAYRGYIFLRGEYIEAAQRLRQAIDEATKAGFLGKNILGTGFNFELFVHTGAGRYICGEETALINSLEGRRANPRAKPPFPALAGAWGKPTCVNNVETLNNIPSIMQNGVDWYRGLSAGKSNDTGTKLMGFSGKVKNPGLWELPFGTTAREVLENYAGGMRDGYTLKAWQPGGAGTDFLTEQHLDLPMDFDSIGKAGSRLGTALAMAVDNEINMVSLTLNLEKFFARESCGWCTPCREGLPWSVKILQALEKGEGQHGDIETLEQLCRDLGPGKTFCAHAPGAVEPLQSAIKYFRSEFEAGITGEPLLASPIPTGIQPNLLNERW; translated from the coding sequence ATGATTCGAACCGCTGATTCTCATCCCCTCACCTGGCGGCTGCGAGTCGATCAGCAGCCCGTCTGGTTTGAGGAGTACCGAGCGAAACAAGGTTATGTTGGTGCAGAAAAAGCACTGACAATGGCACCCACAGCCGTCACCGATCAGGTGAAAGCGGCTGGTTTACGTGGTCGCGGGGGCGCAGGCTTCCCGACAGGCGTGAAGTGGAGCCTGGTGCCGATGGACCCGAAATTCGATAAGAAATATATTCTTTGCAATGCCGACGAAATGGAGCCGGGTACTTATAAAGATCGTCTGTTGATGGAGCAACTCCCCCATCAGCTGATCGAAGGCATGCTGATTGGCGCTTACGCCCTGCAAGCCTATCGCGGTTATATCTTCCTGCGCGGCGAATACATTGAAGCAGCACAGCGGCTACGTCAGGCAATCGATGAAGCTACGAAGGCCGGTTTTCTCGGTAAAAATATTCTCGGTACGGGCTTTAATTTTGAATTGTTCGTACATACCGGTGCAGGTCGTTATATCTGCGGTGAAGAAACCGCACTAATTAACTCACTGGAAGGCCGCCGAGCCAATCCGCGCGCCAAACCGCCCTTCCCTGCGCTGGCTGGTGCCTGGGGTAAACCCACCTGTGTCAACAACGTTGAAACATTGAATAACATCCCTTCGATCATGCAGAACGGAGTGGACTGGTATCGAGGGCTCTCCGCCGGGAAAAGTAACGATACCGGCACCAAGCTAATGGGTTTTTCCGGCAAAGTGAAAAATCCTGGCTTATGGGAATTACCATTCGGTACCACGGCCCGTGAGGTGTTGGAAAATTACGCCGGTGGCATGCGCGACGGTTATACGCTGAAAGCCTGGCAACCCGGTGGAGCGGGGACCGATTTTCTAACGGAACAACATCTCGATCTGCCGATGGATTTTGACTCTATTGGTAAAGCTGGCAGCCGTCTGGGAACAGCGCTGGCAATGGCGGTCGACAATGAAATCAACATGGTTTCGCTGACGCTGAACCTTGAAAAATTCTTTGCCCGTGAATCTTGTGGCTGGTGTACCCCTTGTCGCGAAGGTTTGCCCTGGAGCGTCAAGATCTTACAAGCCCTCGAAAAAGGGGAAGGACAGCATGGCGATATCGAAACACTGGAACAGTTATGCCGGGATCTTGGTCCGGGTAAAACGTTCTGCGCCCATGCTCCGGGGGCCGTTGAGCCTCTGCAAAGCGCAATCAAATATTTCAGATCTGAGTTTGAAGCAGGTATTACGGGCGAACCACTCTTGGCTTCACCGATCCCGACGGGTATTCAACCCAACCTGCTAAATGAGCGCTGGTAA